The following proteins are co-located in the Pseudomonas sp. DY-1 genome:
- a CDS encoding CmpA/NrtA family ABC transporter substrate-binding protein — MSERDSKDPVNNSRRNFLKQSIAIAGTVGGVTALGLSAPGFLRSAAWAAGSDAPEKTALKVGFIPLTDCASVVVAATQGFAAKYGLSITPSKEASWAGVRDKLNTGELDASHVLYGMMYSSQLGVAGPQKNMAVLMGLNQNGQAITLSRQLKEAGVTNGEQLAAHIKKGGNPLTFAQTFPTGTHAMWLYYWLASHGINPLTDVKTITVPPPQMVANMRVGNMDGFCVGEPWGARAIFDKIGFTATTTQQIWADHPEKVLGCSRDFVEQNPNTARALVMALLDASRFIEASDENKKATAKLIAGKAYVNAPVDVIEQRFLGHYEDGLGNKWDDKHAMAFCKDCNVNFPWLSDGMWFMTQFKRWGLIKQDPDYAAVAAQVNQTKLFSEAASALGLPVPASQMRGSTLIDGKLWDGSNPAAYAQSFAIKA, encoded by the coding sequence ATGAGCGAACGTGATTCCAAAGACCCGGTGAACAACAGTCGTCGCAACTTCCTCAAGCAATCGATCGCCATTGCCGGCACGGTCGGTGGCGTGACCGCCCTCGGCCTCTCCGCCCCCGGTTTCCTGCGCAGCGCGGCCTGGGCCGCCGGCTCGGATGCACCGGAAAAGACCGCCCTGAAGGTCGGCTTCATTCCCCTCACCGACTGCGCCTCGGTGGTCGTGGCCGCCACCCAGGGCTTCGCCGCCAAGTACGGCCTGTCCATCACACCCAGCAAGGAAGCTTCCTGGGCTGGCGTGCGCGACAAGCTGAACACCGGCGAACTCGATGCCTCCCACGTGCTCTACGGCATGATGTACAGCTCCCAGCTCGGCGTTGCCGGTCCGCAGAAGAACATGGCGGTGCTCATGGGACTGAACCAGAACGGCCAGGCCATCACCCTCTCCCGCCAATTGAAAGAAGCTGGCGTGACCAACGGTGAACAACTCGCCGCGCATATCAAGAAGGGCGGCAACCCACTGACCTTCGCCCAGACCTTCCCCACCGGCACCCATGCCATGTGGCTCTACTACTGGCTGGCCAGCCATGGCATCAACCCGCTGACCGATGTGAAGACCATCACCGTGCCGCCGCCGCAGATGGTCGCCAACATGCGCGTCGGCAACATGGACGGCTTCTGCGTCGGCGAGCCCTGGGGCGCGCGGGCGATCTTCGACAAGATCGGTTTCACTGCCACCACCACCCAGCAGATCTGGGCGGACCATCCGGAGAAGGTGCTGGGCTGCTCGCGCGATTTCGTCGAGCAGAACCCCAACACCGCACGGGCACTGGTGATGGCCCTGCTCGACGCCAGCCGCTTCATCGAGGCCAGCGACGAGAACAAGAAGGCCACCGCCAAACTCATTGCCGGCAAGGCCTACGTGAACGCCCCGGTGGACGTCATCGAGCAGCGCTTCCTCGGGCACTACGAGGACGGCCTGGGCAACAAATGGGATGACAAGCACGCCATGGCCTTCTGCAAGGACTGCAACGTGAACTTCCCTTGGCTCTCCGACGGCATGTGGTTCATGACCCAGTTCAAGCGCTGGGGCCTGATCAAGCAGGACCCGGACTACGCAGCCGTCGCCGCCCAGGTCAACCAGACCAAGCTGTTCAGTGAAGCGGCCAGCGCCCTCGGCCTGCCGGTTCCGGCCAGCCAGATGCGCGGCAGCACCCTGATTGACGGCAAGCTGTGGGACGGCTCGAACCCTGCCGCCTACGCCCAGTCCTTTGCCATCAAAGCCTGA
- a CDS encoding ANTAR domain-containing response regulator — translation MLRILLIDDTPKKVGRLRNALVEAGFEVMDETGLSINLPERIEAARPDVVLIDTESAGRDMMEQVVMVSRDRPHPIVMFTDDHDPELMRQAIRAGVSAYVIEGIHAERLRPILDVAMARFEADQALRTQLLVRDTQLAERKRIELAKGLLMKMKSCDEDAAYTLMRRQAMGRQQRLIQVAEQIIATHEMLGV, via the coding sequence ATGCTCCGCATTCTCCTGATTGATGACACCCCGAAGAAAGTCGGCCGTCTGCGCAATGCCCTGGTGGAGGCCGGTTTCGAGGTCATGGACGAAACCGGCCTGAGTATCAACCTGCCTGAGCGGATCGAAGCCGCGCGCCCCGATGTCGTGCTGATAGACACCGAATCCGCGGGTCGCGACATGATGGAACAGGTAGTGATGGTCAGCCGCGACCGGCCTCACCCGATCGTCATGTTCACCGACGACCACGATCCCGAGCTGATGCGCCAGGCGATTCGGGCCGGTGTCAGCGCCTACGTGATCGAGGGCATTCACGCCGAACGCCTGCGGCCGATCCTGGACGTGGCCATGGCGCGCTTCGAGGCTGACCAGGCCCTGCGTACCCAGTTGCTGGTGCGGGATACCCAATTGGCCGAACGCAAACGCATCGAGTTGGCCAAGGGCCTACTGATGAAGATGAAAAGCTGTGACGAGGATGCCGCCTACACCTTGATGCGTCGCCAGGCCATGGGGCGTCAACAACGATTGATCCAGGTGGCCGAACAGATCATCGCCACGCACGAGATGCTCGGCGTCTGA
- a CDS encoding CmpA/NrtA family ABC transporter substrate-binding protein has product MTDKSCTRNDNLAWVAGSDAPEKRTVNLGFMALSDSASLIVAATQGFAQPYGLTLELKRQTSWAGLRDRLLSGELDAAHSLYGQVYGTHLGLGSAPTEMAILMGLCQNGQAINLSEPLRQAGVTRADALAARVRQHGAKLTFAQTFPTGTHAMWLHYWLAAQGIHPLEDVNTVVLPPAQMVQHLKTGHIDGFCAGGPWGALAVDEKQGFTLATSQMIWPDHPEKVLACTRAFVEQYPNTARALTMAVLEASRFIDASDDNKRSTAQLISGGEYLDAPLSAIEPRFLGFYEDGLGYAWRDDHPLRFFADGEATMPWLSDGMWFMTQFRRWGLLREDPDYIGVARRVHQLALYREAAEALGIVVPEHPMRSSRLFDGHVWDGTDPAGYARSFAIHARSSAIAAASL; this is encoded by the coding sequence ATGACCGACAAGAGTTGCACCCGTAACGACAATCTCGCCTGGGTCGCGGGCAGCGATGCCCCGGAAAAGCGCACTGTGAACCTGGGCTTCATGGCCCTTTCCGACTCCGCCTCGCTGATAGTCGCGGCTACCCAGGGGTTCGCCCAACCCTATGGACTGACCCTGGAACTGAAGCGGCAGACCTCCTGGGCCGGCCTGCGCGACAGACTATTGAGCGGCGAACTGGACGCCGCGCATTCGCTCTATGGACAGGTCTACGGCACCCACCTGGGACTGGGCAGCGCCCCGACCGAAATGGCGATCCTCATGGGACTTTGCCAGAACGGCCAGGCGATCAATCTCTCCGAACCGCTGCGTCAGGCAGGCGTGACCCGTGCCGACGCCCTGGCCGCCCGGGTGCGCCAGCACGGTGCGAAGCTGACCTTCGCCCAGACTTTTCCCACCGGCACCCATGCCATGTGGCTTCACTACTGGCTGGCGGCCCAGGGTATCCACCCGCTGGAAGACGTGAACACGGTGGTGCTGCCACCTGCGCAGATGGTCCAGCATCTCAAGACAGGACACATCGACGGTTTTTGTGCCGGCGGCCCCTGGGGCGCGCTCGCCGTGGATGAGAAACAAGGCTTCACCCTGGCGACCAGTCAGATGATCTGGCCAGACCACCCGGAAAAGGTGCTCGCCTGCACTCGCGCCTTCGTGGAGCAGTACCCCAACACCGCCCGCGCCCTGACCATGGCGGTGCTCGAGGCTAGCCGCTTCATCGACGCCAGCGACGACAACAAGCGCAGCACCGCCCAACTGATCAGCGGCGGCGAATACCTCGATGCACCACTCTCAGCCATTGAGCCGCGTTTTCTCGGTTTCTACGAGGACGGCCTCGGCTACGCCTGGCGCGATGATCACCCGTTGCGCTTCTTTGCCGACGGAGAGGCGACCATGCCCTGGCTGTCCGATGGCATGTGGTTCATGACCCAGTTCCGTCGCTGGGGGCTGCTCAGGGAAGACCCGGATTACATCGGCGTGGCCCGTCGAGTCCACCAGCTTGCGCTCTACCGCGAAGCGGCCGAAGCACTGGGCATCGTGGTCCCCGAGCACCCCATGCGCAGCTCCAGGCTGTTCGACGGCCATGTCTGGGACGGCACCGATCCGGCCGGCTACGCCCGCAGCTTCGCCATCCATGCCCGCAGCTCCGCCATTGCGGCTGCTTCCCTCTGA